In Deltaproteobacteria bacterium, the genomic stretch GCGGCGCGAGGCTGCGCATCGGCGTGAACACCGGCCCCCTCGTCGCCGGCACCGTCGGCTCGGCCCTGCGGCTGGAGTACACCGCCCTGGGCGACGCCGTGAACGTGGCCCAGCGCCTGGAGAGCGTGGCGCAGCCCGGCCAGATCCTCGCCGGCCCCATCACCGCCGCCGCCGTGCAGAACGCCTATCACCTGCACAGCAAGTCGATGATGAACGTGAAGGGCCGCAAGGCGCCGGTCGAGGTCTTCGAGATCCTCGGGCGCAAGGCGAGGCACCAGCGCGAGGGCTCGGGCGAGGGGCAGAGCGTGAAGACCGCCATCTCCCGCATCCCCGACGCCGACTGATCCTCGGGCCTGGCTTCAGGTGGCAGCGATCACCTTGCCCAGCTCCTGCTCGGTGACCCCCAGCGCCAGCAAGGTCCGGATGAGCAGGTCGATCGACACCGAGGGATCGCCTCCCTCCATCTTCGCGACTCGCGACTGACTGGACTCGACCAGCTCTGCCAGCTGGACCTGCGTCAGTCCCTTCCGTTTGCGCCCCTGACGAATGTGCTCGCTCAGGCGCAGCTTGATCTCGAAGTACGTCGACTCTGCGTCGGTGAGCTCGAGGAGCTCCCGCACGGTTCCGACCTTCCATCCCTTCTTCTCGAGGTGAATCTTCTTGCGTCGTTCCATCGGAGCACTCCCCTATATGTCCACATTGGCATAAACCGCCTCTACTTCTTCGGCGAGGTGCTCGAGCTGCCCCTCGAGCGCATGGAGGAGATCGTCCGGGCCAAGCAGCCCCGCCGCCTCCCCGTCGTGATGAGCCGGCAGGAGGTGAGCGCCGTCCTCGAGGCGATGGAGGGCCTGCCGCGCCTCATGGCCATGGTCCTCTACAGCGCCGGCCTGCGCTTGATGGAGTGCTGCCGCCTGCGGGTGAAGGACCTCGACTTCGACTCCAACCAGCTGATCGTGCGCTGCGGCAAGGGCCAGAAGGACCGGGTCACGCTGCTGGCCGCGGCCGTGGCCGAGCCCCTGCGGGCGCAGCTACGCTTCGTCCGGGAGCAGCACCTCGAGGACCTGCGCCGGGGCGCCGGCAACGTCGAGCTGCCCCTCGGCCTCGCGCGCAAGCTGCCGGCCGCGAAGCAGCAGCTCGCCTGGCAGTGGGCGTTTCCCGCGACCCGCACCTACCGGGACCGCGAGACCGGCGAGCGGCGGCGCCACCACCTGCACGAGACGGTGCTTCAGCGGGCGGTCAGCGAGGCCGCTCGGGTGGCTGGCCTGCACAAGCGGATCACCACCCACACCTTCCGCCACAGCTTCGCCACCCACCTGCTCGAGGACGGCTACGACATCCGCACCGTGCAGCAGCTCCTCGGCCACCGCAGCGTCAGCACCACCATGATCTACACCCACGTCCTCGACCGTGGTCCCTTCGCCGTCCGCAGCCCCCTCGATGCCCTCGGGGGCGACCGCCCCCCGGCCGCGCGGACCTTCGACCCCTTCGCCGCGACCCTCGCCCACCCGTCCGGTTCCCGGACCTCGGTCCAGCTATCGGCCGGCTCCCCCGCCCTTTCTCCGTCCATCCAGCCCGGCCCCGCTCCCCGGCGCTACCGCCTGCGGAGGGGGCGCAACGCGCCTTCGAAGTCCGGGCGCCTGGACCCGGAGGACTTTTGAGAACGTGTGTCCCAGACCGTCACTTCTGCCCAAGTGCCTCCGAACTCGCTTATCAGCATTCCCGATCCGCTATGATGTTCGGGCGTTCCTCGGAGGTAGACGGTCGATCCAGGGATCGCTGGGGTCCGTTCTCCCCTTTTCCCGCTCCTTACTCCGACCGTCGAAGGAAAGACCCCCGAGTTTCTTCGTGGATACGATTTCGTCTACTGGAAATCTCAACAGTAGCGGGCCAGCCTGCCGCTACCGCTGCGGCGACCCGGCGACTTGATGCAAGACCTCCAGGCCATCGAGAAGCACAAACGAACGCTCGCGCAGCAGACGGGCGAGGCGGCCTGCCGGACCAGGATGCTGATCGCGGAGCTCTACCTCCGGCGTGGCGACTCCCAGACCGCGGCCTGGTGGTACCTCGAGGCCGCGCGGGGCTGGTGGCGCGCGGCCCAGCCCTTCAAGGCCACCGTCGCCCTCGAGAAGGTGCTCAGGGCGGACCCCGGCCACGAGGAGGCGGCCCGCCTGCTCGAGGAGCTCCACGAGAAGCTCGGACTACCGAAGACGGGGTAGAATCACAGCGCTCGACCCGCCGCTGCCGCAGCGCCGGGAGAGAGGTCGCGATGACCACCGCAGCCCTCGTCTTCAGCCTCGTGATCGTCCTCCAGGGGGCCGTGGGCCTGCTCTCCCCTACCCTCCACCTGGAGCTCGCGCGCCTCCTCCTCCGGCCCGGAAGGCTCCAGCTCGCTGCCGGGTACCGGCTGGCGATGGGCGTGGTCTTCGTCCTCGCCGCGCCCGCCTCCCGCGCCCCCACCCTCCTGCTGATCCTCGGGATCGTCGTGCTCGTGTCGGGCGTGGTCGCGGCCCTCGTCGGGACCGCCCGCTACGGCCGGGTCATCAAGGCCTGGGCCGCCGGGCCGCCCGGGCTGGTCCGCCTCCAGGGCGCCGTCACCGCCGCCGTGGGCCTGCTGCTGGCCTACGCCTTCACCGGCTGACCACGCGCAGCGAGCCTCCCCCTAGTTCGGGAAGAGCAGCTCGCGCAGCCGCACCACCAGGCGCGAGCGGGCGAGCCTCGGGCCGAAGAGCACCTCGAGGGCGGTCGCTTGCGGGCCGGTGGTGAGCGCCAGCACGGCGTGGTTGAAGGCATCGCCGCGCAGGCCCATCTCCAGGTAGGCGAGGGCGAGGTCGGCGTGGGTCCCGCCCTCGTCCGCGAAGGCCTCGGCGGGCAAGTCGTGCAGGATCCAGCCCTGCTGCTCCAGGTCCCCCTCGGCCCACCGCTCCACCACGCCCCGCGGGTCGGTCTCGAAGCGCCACAGGCGAGCGAGGACCTCGAAGTCGAGGTGGCCGACGAGCTCGACGAGGCGCCCGCAGCAGCCCGCGCAGACCGCCGGGCGGTCCTCGGGCAGCCCGGACTCCTCGCTCACGGCATCGCCGCAGAGCGAGCAGGGATGAAGCTCCGGGAGCACCCCGACGATCCTATCCCCTCCGGCGCAGCCGCGGCAGCAGGAGCCCGAGGAGGAGCAGGCCCAGGAGGCTCCCCTCCCCGCTCCCCTCGCTCTCGCAGCTGCAGCCCCGGGAGGTGCCGATGTCGCCGCCGCCGTCCACCACGACGCTGCCGGCGTCGCTCGTCCCGCCGTCGGGCACGAAGCAGGTGCCCTCGGGATCGTCGAGGGTCGTGCGGTCGCAGTCGTCGTCGCGGCCGTTGCAGAGCTGCTCCCCGGCGCCCCGGTAGACGTCGGGCTCGGCGTCGTCGCAGTCGTCGCTGTTCTCCACCCGGCCGGCCGGCGGCTCGGCGCAGGAGACCAGCGGCAGGACCGAGGCGTCGCCCCGTCCGTCGCCGTCGGCGTCGGGCCAGCTGCGGTTCAGGGGGAGCTCCTCGTCGGTGTTGCCGTCGCAGTCGTTGTCGATGCCGTCGCAGAGCTCCGGCGCCCGCGGGTGGATGGTGGCGTCGTCGTCCCGGCAGTCCCCGAAGTTGGGGGCGGTGCCCGGGAGCTGCCGGCAGGAGCGTACGGGCTCTCCGTTCGGGTCGCCGTGCCCGTCGCCGTCGAGGTCGGGCCAGTAGCCGGCCGTGGGCAGGCTCTCGTCGGTGACGCCGTCGCAGTCGTCGTCCCGGCCGTTGCAGGCCTCGAGCGCCCCGGGCCGCACCTCCCGGTCGTCGTCCCGGCAGTCGTCCCCGTTGGCGACCAGGCCAGGGGGCGCGCTGCAGGCCGCGGTGGGGATCGCGCGGGCGTCGCCGTAGTTGTCGCCGTCGAGATCGGGCCAGTAGTCGTTGGTCGCCCCCTCGTCGGTGGCGCCGTCGCAGTCCTGATCGACGCCGTCGCAGAGTTCGGTGGCGCCGGGGTGGATCCAGGGATCGGCGGGCGCGCAGTCGCCGGCTTCGGCGGCGTAGCCCCCGGGCGCCTGGCAGGCGGCGAGGGTGGGCCCCGCGGCGTCACCCCAGCCATCGCCGTCGCCGTCGAGGAAGAAGTCGGTGGTCGGCAGACCCTCGTCGGTGGCGCCGTCGCAGTCCTCGTCGGCGAGGTTGCAGAGCTCGGCGGCGCCGGGGTGCATCGAGGGGTTGGCGTCGTTGCAGTCGAGGTCGTTCGCCGACATCCCGGCGGGCAAGGCGCAGGCCGTGATCGGCGCGGCGCCCGCTGCGCCGAAGCCGTCACCGTCGGTGTCGGGCCAGTAGTCGGCGGCGCTGCCCTCGGTGGTGGTGGGGTCGCAGTCGTCGTCCCGGCCGCCGTTGCAGAGCTCGAGGGCGCCGGGGTGCACCGAGGCCCGCCCGTCGTCGCAGTCGGAGGCGTCGGTGACCATGCCGGCTGGCGCCGCGCAGGCCGCGGTGGGCGCCACGCTCGCGTCTCCGTAGCCGTCGCGGTCGCCGTCGGGCCAGT encodes the following:
- a CDS encoding integron integrase yields the protein MNLLASFHRSTPLYVHIGINRLYFFGEVLELPLERMEEIVRAKQPRRLPVVMSRQEVSAVLEAMEGLPRLMAMVLYSAGLRLMECCRLRVKDLDFDSNQLIVRCGKGQKDRVTLLAAAVAEPLRAQLRFVREQHLEDLRRGAGNVELPLGLARKLPAAKQQLAWQWAFPATRTYRDRETGERRRHHLHETVLQRAVSEAARVAGLHKRITTHTFRHSFATHLLEDGYDIRTVQQLLGHRSVSTTMIYTHVLDRGPFAVRSPLDALGGDRPPAARTFDPFAATLAHPSGSRTSVQLSAGSPALSPSIQPGPAPRRYRLRRGRNAPSKSGRLDPEDF
- a CDS encoding helix-turn-helix domain-containing protein, yielding MERRKKIHLEKKGWKVGTVRELLELTDAESTYFEIKLRLSEHIRQGRKRKGLTQVQLAELVESSQSRVAKMEGGDPSVSIDLLIRTLLALGVTEQELGKVIAAT